One segment of Acidianus sp. HS-5 DNA contains the following:
- a CDS encoding glycosyltransferase, translating into MSDILIIASGGGHTGFARAVAEYLPYKADFVIPKGDDMSKKMISPFAEKVYEVEKFRSPSGNLSISSFLSSIISSAKIRKYKKVIATGSNHSIFPSFFQFIKSSRVYVIESQDRILTKGKAVSIISKYSKYVFLHWREQERLYKNGISVGPIVEKPKYDPSDDGHILVTAGSEGFERLFDVLYSLDIDNVVLQTGKVAKRYERKGWKVFSFDPDIEKYIASARLVITHQGKTAMESVVMYKKPTIVVYNKDWKYAATFEDSRLYAEILGATFLNDPSNWSNNDEVLKYIENPKKPKEYSPGTENLVKVVLNDS; encoded by the coding sequence ATGAGTGATATACTAATTATTGCCAGTGGAGGAGGGCATACAGGTTTCGCTAGGGCAGTAGCAGAATATTTGCCCTATAAGGCCGACTTTGTTATACCTAAAGGGGATGATATGAGTAAGAAAATGATATCTCCTTTTGCTGAAAAAGTGTATGAGGTAGAAAAATTCAGATCTCCTTCTGGTAATCTTTCAATATCCTCTTTTTTATCATCTATAATCAGCAGTGCAAAAATTAGGAAATATAAGAAGGTCATAGCTACAGGCTCAAATCATTCAATTTTTCCGTCTTTCTTTCAATTTATTAAATCTTCAAGAGTTTACGTTATCGAAAGTCAGGATAGAATATTAACTAAAGGAAAAGCGGTAAGCATAATATCAAAATATTCAAAGTATGTGTTTTTACACTGGAGAGAGCAAGAGAGACTTTATAAAAACGGTATTTCGGTAGGTCCCATAGTTGAGAAACCTAAGTACGATCCTTCAGATGATGGTCATATTTTAGTAACTGCTGGTAGTGAGGGTTTTGAGAGGCTTTTTGATGTTTTGTATTCCTTGGATATAGATAATGTAGTACTTCAAACAGGTAAAGTGGCAAAAAGGTACGAGAGAAAAGGTTGGAAAGTCTTTTCCTTTGATCCAGATATTGAGAAGTACATTGCTTCAGCAAGGCTTGTAATAACTCATCAAGGTAAGACAGCTATGGAGTCTGTTGTCATGTATAAGAAGCCTACAATTGTAGTTTACAATAAAGATTGGAAATATGCAGCAACTTTTGAGGACAGTAGGTTGTATGCTGAAATTTTGGGAGCGACTTTTCTTAACGACCCTTCAAATTGGTCTAATAATGACGAAGTTTTAAAATACATTGAGAATCCTAAAAAACCGAAAGAATACTCTCCAGGTACAGAAAATCTAGTAAAAGTGGTTCTCAATGATTCATGA
- a CDS encoding endonuclease III domain-containing protein, with product MIHEILKILDKNREFLREMGWIVSDPYSFEWWGGLKSADEIAISAFLVQMTKWETVVKVIENLRSKRLNYIDKIAEIPLSTLEEQIRSVNFYKTKARRLKNFSEIVSKNGGLSVFLSLEYRDRILEIEGIGEETADSLLLFANNQLIFPQSEYLRRVLSRVLNKSMSKKEAKNYVEANLEKDVFLYKFFHAGIVSVGKAYCYLNKPKCDKCILKPLCKNKYNETI from the coding sequence ATGATTCATGAAATATTGAAAATCCTGGATAAAAATAGGGAGTTTCTAAGAGAAATGGGCTGGATAGTCTCAGATCCCTATTCTTTTGAATGGTGGGGTGGATTAAAATCCGCTGATGAAATAGCAATTTCCGCATTTTTAGTTCAAATGACTAAATGGGAAACCGTGGTTAAAGTTATTGAGAATTTAAGGAGTAAGAGATTAAATTATATAGATAAAATAGCCGAAATTCCCTTGTCAACTTTAGAAGAACAAATACGTAGTGTAAATTTTTATAAAACAAAAGCAAGGAGACTTAAGAATTTTAGTGAAATTGTTAGTAAAAACGGAGGATTAAGCGTGTTTTTAAGTTTAGAGTATAGGGATAGAATTTTGGAAATCGAAGGAATAGGAGAGGAAACTGCTGATTCCTTATTACTTTTTGCAAATAATCAGCTTATTTTTCCTCAATCTGAGTACTTAAGAAGAGTTCTTTCTAGAGTTTTAAATAAAAGCATGAGCAAGAAGGAGGCCAAAAATTACGTTGAGGCAAATCTTGAGAAGGATGTTTTTCTATATAAATTCTTTCATGCCGGAATAGTTTCTGTAGGCAAGGCTTATTGTTATCTAAATAAACCAAAATGCGATAAATGCATTCTTAAACCTTTATGCAAAAATAAATATAATGAAACTATATGA
- a CDS encoding succinate--CoA ligase subunit beta, whose amino-acid sequence MKLYEYEGKILFSRNGIKIPHGVLEEGNIDWKGKAVVKAQVLEGGRGKRGLVKVTEDVNSTIGEMKKLGISKFLIEEYIPHDREVYLSMILDRDTAEPMLIASPHGGIDIESSGDVNKFIIPIERGPRGYDIIEVEKYLQVKGLSQVIQGLYNIFTEYDAELVEINPLAVTKDDVIALDSKVILEDNALYKHQNLLKELGREYSPDSYVELDGDIGIIGNGAGLTMATMDMVKLMGGNPADFMDVGGGADRERVRYCVIKVGSNPKVKKILVNIFGGITRCDEVALGIVDAYNEIKKPIFVRLVGTNEEEGWKILKEHGIKFYENPIDAVGDALR is encoded by the coding sequence ATGAAACTATATGAATATGAAGGAAAGATCCTATTCTCTAGAAATGGAATCAAAATACCCCATGGAGTTTTGGAGGAAGGAAATATCGATTGGAAGGGCAAGGCTGTAGTTAAAGCCCAGGTCCTGGAAGGTGGAAGAGGCAAGAGAGGACTGGTAAAAGTTACGGAAGACGTTAACTCTACTATAGGCGAAATGAAAAAATTAGGTATAAGCAAGTTTCTTATCGAAGAGTATATTCCTCACGATAGAGAAGTCTATCTTTCAATGATTTTAGATAGAGATACTGCAGAACCAATGCTTATTGCGTCTCCTCATGGAGGAATAGATATTGAAAGCTCTGGAGATGTTAATAAATTCATTATTCCGATTGAAAGAGGACCAAGAGGATATGATATAATAGAAGTTGAAAAGTACTTACAAGTAAAGGGACTGTCTCAAGTTATTCAGGGGTTATATAACATTTTTACTGAGTATGATGCAGAATTAGTGGAAATTAATCCATTAGCAGTTACTAAAGACGATGTAATAGCTCTAGATTCCAAAGTAATTTTAGAGGATAATGCGTTATATAAACATCAGAACCTTCTAAAAGAACTCGGTAGAGAATATTCTCCAGATAGCTACGTTGAACTTGACGGAGATATAGGAATAATAGGCAACGGTGCAGGTTTAACAATGGCAACAATGGACATGGTAAAACTGATGGGAGGCAATCCTGCAGACTTTATGGACGTAGGAGGTGGTGCAGATAGGGAAAGAGTTAGGTATTGCGTTATAAAAGTTGGTTCAAATCCGAAGGTGAAGAAGATTCTTGTAAACATTTTCGGAGGAATAACTAGGTGTGATGAGGTTGCGTTAGGAATAGTTGATGCTTATAATGAGATTAAAAAGCCAATATTCGTAAGGCTTGTAGGTACAAACGAGGAAGAAGGATGGAAGATTCTTAAGGAACACGGAATTAAATTTTATGAGAATCCAATTGATGCGGTGGGGGATGCACTACGCTGA
- the sucD gene encoding succinate--CoA ligase subunit alpha, with amino-acid sequence MDRNTKVLVQGITGKEGSFHTKLMLEYGTKIVAGVTPGKEGSQVYGVPVYDTVKDAIKEHEIDASIIFVPAKFAVDAIYEAIDGGIPLIVVITEHIPVLDMAKVVHYAEKRGVKIIGPNCPGIINPGESLLGIMPSRAFRKGKVGIISRSGTLTYEVAEILKDFGQSTVIGIGGDPIIGTKMQDVVKMFDEDNETEEVVIIGEIGGTMEEEVAKMKKDGKISKNIVAYIAGLTAPREKRMGHAGAVVYMGLGTYESKVNAFKNSGIKVAKTPFEIKDLLFS; translated from the coding sequence ATAGATAGGAATACTAAGGTTCTAGTTCAAGGAATCACTGGAAAAGAAGGCTCTTTCCATACAAAACTAATGCTTGAGTATGGCACAAAGATAGTCGCAGGCGTTACCCCCGGCAAAGAAGGCTCTCAAGTTTATGGTGTTCCTGTTTACGATACTGTGAAAGATGCAATTAAAGAACATGAAATAGATGCGAGCATTATTTTCGTTCCTGCTAAATTTGCTGTTGATGCGATTTATGAAGCAATAGATGGAGGAATTCCATTAATAGTAGTTATAACAGAGCATATTCCAGTACTAGATATGGCTAAAGTAGTTCATTATGCTGAAAAGAGAGGAGTGAAAATAATAGGTCCTAATTGCCCTGGAATAATAAATCCTGGAGAGTCTTTGTTAGGAATTATGCCCTCTAGGGCTTTTAGGAAAGGTAAGGTTGGGATAATCTCTAGATCTGGAACTCTCACTTATGAGGTTGCTGAGATCCTGAAGGATTTTGGACAGTCTACCGTAATAGGAATAGGAGGAGATCCTATAATAGGAACTAAGATGCAGGATGTGGTTAAGATGTTTGATGAGGACAATGAAACCGAAGAGGTAGTGATAATAGGTGAAATAGGCGGTACAATGGAGGAGGAAGTAGCTAAGATGAAAAAAGATGGAAAGATATCTAAAAACATTGTAGCTTATATTGCAGGATTAACTGCTCCTAGGGAAAAAAGAATGGGTCATGCAGGTGCAGTAGTATATATGGGACTCGGCACTTATGAGAGTAAAGTCAATGCCTTCAAGAATTCAGGAATTAAAGTAGCTAAAACACCGTTTGAAATAAAAGACTTACTTTTTTCTTGA
- a CDS encoding purine-nucleoside phosphorylase, with the protein MMPVHILAKKGEVAERVLIVGDPGRAKLLSSILENARLVNENRSFLVYTGRYNGMDISIATHGIGGPSAAIVLEELIMLGGKTFIRYGTTGALIPDINLGEYVIVAGASYNHGGLIYQYLREDSCIAATPDFYVLNALVQNFERQGLKFHIGNVFSSDAFYAEDEEFVKRWSSRGNIAVEMECATIFAVGRMKGVRTGAVLTVSDNLAKGGVWISKEDLENSVMRGAKVILDTLSKL; encoded by the coding sequence ATTATGCCAGTTCATATATTGGCAAAGAAAGGGGAAGTTGCAGAAAGAGTTTTAATAGTAGGAGATCCTGGTAGAGCTAAATTACTTTCTTCAATCCTGGAAAACGCTAGATTAGTTAACGAAAATAGGAGTTTTTTGGTATATACAGGAAGGTATAATGGCATGGATATAAGTATAGCAACTCATGGAATTGGGGGTCCTTCAGCTGCCATAGTTCTAGAGGAATTAATCATGTTAGGCGGAAAGACCTTTATCAGATACGGAACTACTGGAGCTTTAATCCCAGATATAAATTTGGGTGAATACGTTATAGTTGCAGGTGCATCATATAATCACGGTGGTCTTATTTACCAGTATTTAAGAGAAGACAGTTGCATTGCTGCAACGCCAGATTTTTACGTACTTAACGCCTTAGTGCAGAATTTTGAGAGGCAAGGTCTAAAATTTCATATAGGAAATGTATTTAGCAGTGACGCGTTTTATGCTGAGGATGAGGAGTTCGTAAAAAGATGGTCTTCCAGAGGTAATATTGCTGTTGAAATGGAGTGTGCTACGATTTTTGCAGTAGGTAGAATGAAGGGAGTGAGAACTGGTGCTGTATTGACTGTCAGTGATAATTTGGCTAAAGGAGGAGTGTGGATAAGTAAGGAAGATTTAGAAAATAGTGTAATGAGGGGTGCAAAAGTAATTTTAGATACGTTGAGTAAGTTATAA
- a CDS encoding HD domain-containing protein, with translation MKLIRDPIHGYIEISDKMNKIVSNPFFQRLRYIKQTAMAYMVYPSMLHSRFEHSLGVMHLAREFARYVISNSGLKSEEGIVQMIALTGLLHDVGHVAFSHTFENFLLLAKQVYKMDVKEEGKKTHVNYGKYLIENALGSIIDKEYSEFYSDPVKFVINVLDENPRNYEEKLALSLISNYVDADRSDYLLRDSYYAGVSYGRFDIERLKRFLVFIDGKLAIYSKATPIVEQFLLSRMYMFENVYFHSVTGVYNAILSHAMVEMLEKNVIEIPMEAEDYLQLLDVKIYSSLDKVKEEFKNAIMFRQGYKRVKYDITGKCLDRFNEIKDEIYEDMKETKGLFLYHEFNDVPYEEKEEAVYIFDGEKVEKLTSVSPIIRSLSEIKKAVIAYSVKAEKITEKYEKIIQECKTLGP, from the coding sequence ATGAAGCTAATAAGGGATCCTATACACGGTTATATAGAAATTTCCGATAAAATGAATAAAATCGTTTCAAATCCCTTTTTCCAAAGGTTGAGATATATTAAGCAGACTGCAATGGCTTACATGGTATATCCTAGCATGTTACATTCTAGGTTTGAGCACAGCTTAGGCGTAATGCATTTAGCTAGAGAGTTTGCTAGGTATGTAATCTCTAACAGCGGATTAAAGAGCGAGGAAGGCATTGTGCAAATGATAGCTTTAACTGGATTACTTCATGATGTAGGTCATGTAGCATTTTCTCATACCTTTGAGAATTTCCTATTGCTTGCTAAACAAGTTTATAAAATGGATGTAAAGGAAGAAGGCAAGAAGACGCATGTAAATTACGGTAAATATTTAATAGAAAACGCACTTGGAAGTATAATTGATAAGGAATATTCTGAATTCTATTCTGATCCAGTAAAATTTGTAATTAATGTTCTAGATGAGAATCCTAGGAATTACGAGGAAAAATTAGCTTTATCATTAATTTCAAATTACGTTGACGCTGATAGGAGTGACTATCTTTTGAGGGATTCTTATTATGCGGGAGTAAGTTACGGTAGATTCGATATAGAGAGGTTAAAGAGATTTTTAGTTTTCATAGATGGAAAGCTCGCGATTTATAGTAAAGCTACTCCAATAGTAGAGCAGTTTCTCCTGTCTAGAATGTACATGTTTGAGAACGTATATTTCCACAGCGTAACTGGAGTTTATAACGCGATATTATCTCATGCAATGGTTGAAATGCTTGAAAAAAACGTTATTGAAATTCCTATGGAGGCAGAGGATTACTTACAACTTTTAGACGTGAAAATTTATTCTAGTCTTGACAAGGTAAAGGAGGAATTCAAGAACGCAATAATGTTTAGGCAAGGATATAAGAGGGTAAAATACGATATAACCGGAAAATGCCTTGATAGGTTTAATGAAATTAAAGATGAAATATATGAAGATATGAAAGAAACTAAAGGACTCTTCTTATATCACGAGTTTAATGATGTACCTTACGAGGAAAAAGAAGAAGCAGTTTATATATTTGATGGTGAGAAGGTCGAGAAGCTAACCTCAGTTTCTCCCATAATTAGATCATTAAGTGAAATAAAAAAGGCAGTAATAGCGTATTCTGTTAAGGCGGAAAAGATTACAGAAAAATATGAGAAAATAATTCAAGAGTGTAAAACTCTGGGTCCTTGA
- the mvaD gene encoding diphosphomevalonate decarboxylase: MRLEGEAIAPSNIAIIKYWGKRNAELNLPLNSSLSISLDNLYARTKVIFSEEFSKDEIVINGKKLNEKETLNYAGRVLNIFRKINGKTLFSKVFSETNFPPSSGLASSAAGIAALVYAVNDALGLNLSQKELSKIARIGSGSACRSTEGGFVIWEKGERNDGEDSFCYQIFPPNYWGDLVDIIVIVSEEKKKISSREGMENSVKSSYLMKCRLEFIEETFNEIVESIKKRDEKKFFELTMRHSNSMHAVILDSWPSFFYLNDVSLKIMRWIQDFGHAGYTFDAGPNPHIFTTKKYMQEVINFIQNLNLKYIITSPGQGPRVLHS; this comes from the coding sequence ATGAGACTTGAAGGAGAAGCAATAGCCCCATCAAATATTGCAATAATTAAATACTGGGGAAAAAGAAATGCGGAACTCAACCTCCCTTTGAATTCTTCGCTTTCTATAAGCTTGGATAATCTGTATGCTAGAACAAAGGTTATATTTAGTGAAGAATTCTCTAAAGACGAAATCGTAATTAATGGTAAGAAGTTAAATGAAAAAGAAACCTTAAATTATGCTGGAAGAGTTCTTAACATTTTTAGGAAAATTAACGGTAAGACTTTGTTTTCTAAAGTCTTCTCAGAAACAAACTTCCCCCCATCATCAGGCTTAGCGTCTTCTGCTGCAGGCATTGCTGCATTAGTTTATGCTGTAAATGATGCTTTAGGCTTAAATTTAAGCCAAAAAGAGCTTTCTAAAATAGCTAGAATTGGTTCAGGGAGTGCTTGCAGGAGTACTGAAGGAGGATTCGTAATATGGGAAAAAGGAGAAAGAAATGATGGAGAAGACTCTTTTTGCTATCAGATATTCCCTCCTAATTACTGGGGCGATCTCGTCGACATTATTGTAATAGTAAGTGAAGAGAAGAAAAAGATCTCTTCAAGAGAAGGTATGGAAAATTCTGTTAAATCGTCTTATCTAATGAAGTGCAGGCTCGAATTTATAGAGGAAACATTTAACGAAATCGTAGAAAGTATAAAGAAGAGAGACGAGAAGAAATTCTTTGAATTAACAATGAGACATAGTAATAGTATGCATGCAGTGATTCTGGACTCTTGGCCTTCATTCTTCTATCTTAATGATGTATCACTTAAAATAATGAGGTGGATTCAAGATTTCGGTCATGCCGGCTATACTTTTGATGCAGGTCCTAATCCTCATATTTTTACTACCAAAAAATATATGCAAGAAGTAATAAATTTTATTCAAAACTTAAATTTAAAATATATAATAACTTCTCCAGGTCAAGGACCCAGAGTTTTACACTCTTGA
- a CDS encoding phosphomevalonate kinase: MISAPGKILWIGSYAVVFGGLSHVIAINKRVKCEAYPSDKLVFETTYGTFYGNGNELIESVVNVIKEHLGEIPRLKIRLFNDEDFQINGKKTGLGSSSAATVALVGCLYKQIRGKLNVDEVHSLAQEANFVRQKGIGSGFDIAAAVYGSIIYRRFTDIKKGDWKIEPLKLGNKYDLLLGFTGRSSETVNLVKMFMEKKNDEKFNAFLKEINIENETAIKLLKLGKVDEASQHVKLARDLLNVLAEDVVGVKLESNEDKKLIRIAEDNCAYVSLLPGAGGGDVIFAIGENLNEVRKKWREKGLKLIEIKEDDGLNET; this comes from the coding sequence ATGATATCTGCTCCAGGAAAAATACTTTGGATAGGAAGTTACGCTGTAGTATTTGGAGGATTATCCCACGTAATTGCTATAAATAAGAGAGTTAAATGCGAAGCTTATCCTTCTGATAAACTAGTCTTTGAGACAACATATGGAACGTTTTACGGGAACGGAAACGAACTAATAGAAAGTGTAGTAAACGTAATAAAGGAGCATTTAGGAGAGATCCCCAGACTTAAAATAAGGCTTTTCAACGATGAAGACTTTCAAATTAACGGTAAAAAAACTGGTTTAGGAAGCTCGTCTGCAGCAACAGTAGCTCTTGTTGGTTGTTTATATAAGCAAATAAGAGGAAAATTAAACGTAGATGAAGTCCATTCTCTAGCTCAGGAAGCAAATTTCGTTAGACAAAAAGGAATAGGAAGTGGATTTGATATAGCTGCAGCAGTCTACGGGAGCATAATTTATAGAAGGTTTACTGACATCAAAAAAGGCGATTGGAAGATAGAACCTTTAAAGTTAGGCAATAAATACGATTTGCTTTTAGGATTTACGGGAAGAAGTTCTGAGACTGTAAATCTAGTTAAAATGTTTATGGAAAAGAAAAATGACGAGAAATTTAACGCATTCCTGAAAGAAATTAATATAGAGAACGAAACTGCAATAAAACTTCTTAAGCTAGGTAAAGTTGATGAGGCTTCACAGCACGTTAAATTAGCTAGAGATTTGCTAAACGTCTTGGCAGAAGATGTAGTTGGAGTTAAATTGGAAAGTAATGAAGATAAGAAATTAATAAGGATTGCAGAAGATAATTGCGCGTATGTATCTTTATTACCAGGAGCAGGAGGAGGAGATGTAATCTTCGCAATTGGAGAAAACTTAAACGAAGTCAGGAAAAAGTGGAGAGAGAAAGGATTAAAGCTAATCGAAATCAAAGAAGATGATGGTCTAAATGAGACTTGA
- a CDS encoding winged helix-turn-helix domain-containing protein, whose product MKSKRDQLEIIMDVMEVISDGYDSKSSIMKYANLSNTLLEKYISVLMSKGLITYEDGHYRVTEKGTALLEKLRKIRKLHLELSELISSISEELY is encoded by the coding sequence ATGAAGAGCAAGAGAGACCAGCTAGAAATTATAATGGATGTAATGGAAGTCATTAGTGACGGATATGATAGCAAATCTTCTATAATGAAATACGCTAATTTGAGCAATACACTCTTGGAGAAATACATTAGCGTGCTGATGAGTAAAGGGCTTATAACATATGAAGATGGCCATTATAGGGTAACTGAAAAAGGTACTGCGTTATTAGAAAAATTAAGAAAAATTAGAAAGTTACATCTAGAATTATCTGAGCTTATAAGCTCAATTTCAGAAGAATTATATTGA
- a CDS encoding helix-turn-helix domain-containing protein: MEEDLKNKKESIRCCYRLSETDVECLFKLVELNKPITSVELAQIMGFSKTTAETSLKRLMDVGLVNRIKIEEKKIGRPKFVYSAINNIWEKISDDLKQCAKKILSAAS; this comes from the coding sequence ATGGAAGAAGATCTTAAGAATAAAAAAGAAAGTATAAGGTGTTGTTATAGACTGTCTGAAACAGACGTCGAATGCTTGTTTAAACTTGTTGAATTAAATAAGCCTATAACCTCCGTTGAATTGGCACAAATAATGGGTTTCAGTAAAACTACAGCTGAAACGAGCTTAAAAAGATTAATGGATGTCGGCCTCGTAAATAGAATAAAAATAGAGGAAAAGAAAATAGGTAGGCCTAAATTTGTTTATTCTGCAATAAATAATATCTGGGAAAAGATAAGTGATGATTTAAAACAATGCGCAAAGAAGATTTTATCTGCGGCTTCATGA
- a CDS encoding fumarylacetoacetate hydrolase family protein, producing the protein MRFTQGIVNGKTTTVFIIDNNFYIPDFEGIECVLEDSKNIVKAIELFRNIKNYRQVTLSKFLPSIYPNKIFLPAVNFKSHSKESSMEPPKQPYFFMKGNNTVIAHEDEIIIPKGARKVDYEGEIGIILGKRGKYIKKENAIDYVLGFTIVNDVSFRDYQFPEIHPYGLNWVMGKSLDTGLPIGPWIVTKDEVDFPLEIITRVNGRVAQRGSTEDMIFSVEELISYLSNGITLEPGDIITTGTPAGVAEFGNKEYLKPGDIVEVEVPKIGILRNKVENEF; encoded by the coding sequence ATGAGATTCACACAAGGAATAGTTAACGGAAAAACGACAACAGTTTTTATTATAGATAACAATTTTTATATTCCGGATTTTGAGGGAATAGAATGCGTTCTAGAAGACTCTAAAAATATTGTAAAGGCTATAGAACTTTTCAGGAATATTAAAAACTACAGGCAAGTTACATTGTCTAAATTTTTGCCTTCAATCTACCCTAACAAAATATTTTTACCCGCAGTCAATTTTAAGTCTCATTCTAAGGAATCTTCAATGGAGCCTCCTAAACAGCCTTACTTCTTCATGAAAGGTAACAACACCGTGATAGCACACGAAGATGAAATTATAATACCTAAAGGAGCAAGAAAAGTAGACTACGAGGGAGAAATAGGTATAATATTGGGAAAGAGAGGTAAATACATTAAAAAGGAGAATGCAATAGATTACGTTTTAGGATTTACGATAGTTAACGACGTTAGCTTTAGGGATTATCAGTTTCCTGAAATTCATCCCTATGGATTAAATTGGGTAATGGGAAAGTCTCTAGACACTGGTCTGCCTATAGGTCCTTGGATTGTAACTAAAGATGAAGTAGACTTTCCGCTAGAGATAATTACGAGAGTTAATGGAAGAGTAGCGCAAAGAGGGTCTACGGAGGATATGATATTTTCCGTGGAGGAATTAATTTCTTACTTAAGTAATGGAATTACTCTAGAGCCAGGAGATATTATTACTACTGGGACGCCTGCAGGCGTTGCGGAATTCGGAAATAAGGAATATTTAAAGCCAGGAGATATTGTAGAAGTTGAAGTTCCAAAAATAGGAATATTAAGAAATAAAGTTGAAAATGAATTTTAA
- a CDS encoding DUF1641 domain-containing protein, whose translation MSEGQDPLETLLKPENLERLNKLADSLPTLEKLTDKLNEMDKKGQLDFLLSLTDQTISLLDAVQKADLVNTLISFGMEQLPKIQAVWPIIEKLTSDKTLNLLQQINLDTTLNAIEALTPMMQKLTSDKAISLLKQIDIDSTLTAVEKITPVMKALTSDKALKVLESINYDTLLDSTEKLTPILQKLTSDKAVKIIEGLDVDTLLEATADLTPALNKIAKTMSEMQKKGQIDELLNMMEQGIALLDAVQKADLVNTLISFGMEQLPKIQAVWPIIEKLTSDRALALLQKIDLDATLSAVEALTPMMQKLTSPRAVSLIQKLDVDSALSAVEALTPMMQKLTSDRAVKLVQQLDIEGLLTAMEASLPLLKKLTDEKTVKTLTQIDMDSMVNMMSKLAELQKNGVMDKMIKLIDVFGDPKLVDNLVLIMEKMSKALNIWVSELPNVKPVGTMGLLRMASDKDSAYALGMMKALLEAAGKAFREG comes from the coding sequence ATGTCAGAAGGACAAGATCCTTTAGAAACATTATTAAAACCGGAAAATCTAGAAAGGCTGAATAAACTTGCAGATTCATTACCTACACTGGAGAAACTTACAGATAAGCTTAATGAAATGGACAAAAAAGGTCAGTTAGACTTTCTGTTAAGCCTAACGGATCAAACAATATCACTTCTTGATGCTGTTCAGAAGGCTGACCTAGTTAACACACTAATATCCTTCGGAATGGAACAACTACCAAAAATACAAGCAGTATGGCCAATAATAGAAAAACTAACAAGCGATAAAACATTAAACTTATTACAACAAATAAATTTAGATACAACATTAAACGCTATTGAAGCGTTAACCCCAATGATGCAAAAACTAACAAGCGATAAAGCAATATCATTATTAAAGCAAATAGATATAGACTCCACACTTACAGCCGTTGAAAAAATAACGCCAGTAATGAAAGCACTGACAAGCGATAAAGCACTTAAAGTTCTAGAAAGCATAAATTATGATACCCTACTAGACTCAACAGAAAAGCTTACTCCTATTCTCCAAAAACTGACAAGCGATAAAGCAGTAAAGATAATAGAAGGTCTTGACGTTGACACATTACTAGAAGCAACTGCAGACCTAACTCCTGCACTAAATAAAATAGCAAAAACAATGTCTGAAATGCAGAAAAAAGGTCAAATAGATGAACTCCTAAACATGATGGAACAAGGTATTGCTCTTCTTGATGCTGTTCAGAAGGCTGACCTAGTTAACACACTAATATCCTTCGGAATGGAACAACTACCAAAAATACAAGCAGTATGGCCAATAATAGAAAAACTAACAAGCGACAGAGCACTAGCATTATTGCAAAAAATCGATTTAGACGCAACACTTTCTGCAGTTGAAGCGTTAACCCCAATGATGCAAAAACTAACCTCTCCTAGAGCCGTTTCACTAATACAGAAATTAGACGTGGATTCCGCATTGTCTGCAGTTGAAGCGTTAACCCCAATGATGCAAAAACTAACAAGCGATAGGGCTGTAAAGCTTGTGCAACAATTAGATATCGAAGGTCTGCTTACAGCAATGGAAGCTTCATTACCGTTATTGAAGAAATTGACAGACGAGAAGACGGTAAAGACGCTTACACAAATAGATATGGACTCGATGGTTAACATGATGAGTAAGCTTGCTGAATTACAAAAGAACGGAGTTATGGATAAAATGATAAAATTAATTGACGTATTCGGTGATCCTAAGTTAGTAGACAACTTAGTCCTTATAATGGAGAAGATGAGCAAAGCGCTTAACATATGGGTAAGCGAACTGCCAAACGTTAAGCCTGTAGGCACTATGGGACTATTGAGGATGGCATCTGATAAAGATTCCGCATATGCACTAGGTATGATGAAAGCATTACTAGAAGCTGCAGGAAAGGCTTTTAGAGAAGGCTAA